In Fusarium falciforme chromosome 10, complete sequence, a single genomic region encodes these proteins:
- a CDS encoding CTP-transf-like domain-containing protein, with amino-acid sequence MAFRPLANYAEVIHFQGKDASALTDRPFNNGSAAAAPTLRPRGVNRILLFPGSFNPPHQGHLKLLQHVFNNAGDDLNIVAAIVIMTDDDRLKDKLCTEEKPLILSREQRVNLWRGTGIPVNWVWIYDKSESEWETFRTQLSGKVRKDGIELKFILLGGPDVIGAGGMCNPEYWKCADCITSDISRAVDFRYPNTLRQIPGCSMWERLTFDRIRLEGQIRARLRGKQAAAIEEAISAAFAKLSSISVCRRQRKPKGTVRFLPCDISLRPSDPPSSTKIRQIVATAPKEALQAKLEGVALSPAILAEYINKSQI; translated from the exons ATGGCCTTCCGACCCCTCGCCAACTACGCTGAAGTGATTCACTTCCAAGGCAAAGAcgcctcggccttgaccgACAGGCCTTTCAACAATGGAAGCGCCGCAGCCGCCCCTACCCTTCGCCCTCGAGGTGTTAACCgcatccttctcttccctGGCTCCTTTAACCCACCTCACCAGGGCCATCTGAAGCTGCTCCAGCACGTCTTCAACAACGCGGGTGATGATCTCAACATCGTCGcggccatcgtcatcatgaCCGATGACGACCgcctcaaggacaagctctGCACTGAGGAGAAGCCCTTGATTCTCTCTCGCGAGCAGCGCGTCAACCTCTGGCGCGGCACTGGTATTCCCGTCAACTGGGTTTGGATCTATGACAAGTCCGAGTCCGAGTGGGAGACTTTCCGTACTCAGCTTTCCGGCAAGGTCAGAAAGGATGGCATCGAACTCAAGTTTATCCTTCTCGGCGGCCCTGACGTGATCGGAGCCGGAGGGATGTGCAACCCTGAGTATTGGAAGTGCGCCGATTGTATCACTAGTGACATCTCCCGAGCTGTCGACTTTAGATACCCCAACACTCTTCGCCAGATTCCTGGCTGCTCCATGTGGGAGAGACTCACTTTCGACCGTATCAGGCTGGAAGGCCAGATCCGAGCTAGACTTCGAGGCAAGCAAGCCGCAG CTATCGAAGAAGCTATCTCGGCTGCTTTTGCCAAGCTTAGCAGCATTTCTGTCTGCCGTCGACAGCGCAAGCCCAAGGGCACCGTCCGATTCCTCCCCTGCGATATCAGCTTGCGCCCAAGTGACCCCCCTAGCTCGACGAAGATTCGCCAGATCGTTGCCACTGCGCCCAAGGAGGCACTTCAGGCGAAGCTGGAGGGCGTCGCGCTTAGCCCGGCTATCCTTGCCGAGTACATCAACAAGAGCCAGATCTGA
- a CDS encoding Beta-xylanase, producing MYKTALLGLLASSPVSAQLNSLAQAAGLQYFGTTVDNGYLSDEAYKALADDTEEFGQLVPENGQKWDSTEPANGKFSYEKADVVPDLAKKNGQVLRCHALTWHSQLPSWVSGGSFSKEELTTIIEAHISNVVDHYKGDCYAWDVVNEAIGDDGNWRDSVFYQTLGTDYLAISFNAARKADPDAKLYYNDYNLEGNGAKTERALELVKIVQDAGAPIDGVGFQGHLIVGQTPSRANLATVLKRFTTLNVEVAYTELDIRHASIPASESALKTQGDDFANVVGSCLDVEGCVGVTIWGVSDKYSWVPNTFSGAGEALIYNDQYEKKPAWTSISSLLAAAATGSSGKASSFEASSVVATADATSVAPVVETTAPATTLETRTKPAVSISEAAPATEPTSLIVTPFLNNTATQTTLEIRTSAAAPIASEVGDDEDYEGDEDCEEEGEGEDEDEDSQDDEDCEDEEEQPEPFPTYAVPGNSTTPINGTVPYNSQAPVSEAAAASVTEAPAEPTVRVPIIRHSSSAYNYPWNTQPAASGPAVPAPTGTAPSAPIGTGTTELVKHYYQCGGRNWDGPTQCEAPYVCEEHNEWYHQCV from the exons ATGTACAAGACCgccctccttggtctcctggCCTCGAGCCCCGTCTCGGCCCAGCTCAACAGCCTGGCGCAGGCCGCCGGACTCCAGTACTTTGGCACCACCGTCGACAACGGATACCTCAGCGACGAGGCTTACAAGGCCCTCGCCGACGACACCGAAGAGTTTGGCCAGCTCGTCCCCGAGAACGGTCAGAAGTGGGACTCGACGGAGCCGGCCAACGGCAAGTTTTCCTACGAAAAGGCCGACGTCGTTCCGGACCTTGCCAAGAAAAACGGACAGGTTCTGCGATGCCATGCTTTGACTTGGCACAGCCAGCTTCCCAGCTGGG TGTCGGGTGGTAGCTTCTCGAAGGAGGAACTTACAACCATCATCGAGGCCCACATCTCCAACGTTGTTGATCACTACAAGGGCGACTGCTATGCTTGGGACGTGGTTAACGAGGCCATTGGTGACGATGGTAACTGGCGGGATAGCGTCTTCTACCAGACTCTCGGCACTGACTACCTTGCCATCTCGTTCAACGCCGCCCGCAAGGCGGATCCCGATGCTAAGCT GTACTACAACGACTACAACCTCGAGGGCAACGGTGCCAAGACAGAGCGCGCTCTTGAGCTCGTCAAGATCGTCCAAGACGCCGGTGCTCCCATCGACGGTGTCGGCTTCCAAGGCCACCTCATCGTCGGTCAGACCCCCTCTCGCGCTAACCTCGCCACTGTTCTCAAGCGCTTCACTACCCTCAACGTCGAGGTCGCCTACACTGAGCTCGACATCCGCCACGCCTCTATCCCCGCCTCTGAGTCCGCTCTCAAGACCCAGGGTGACGACTTTGCCAACGTCGTCGGATCCTGCCTTGACGTCGAGGGTTGTGTGGGTGTGACCATCTGGGGAGTTTCTGACAAGTACAGCTGGGTGCCCAATACCTTCAGCGGTGCTGGTGAGGCTCTCATCTATAACGACCAGtacgagaagaagcccgcctGGACTAGCATTTCCAGCCTGCTCGCCGCCGCTGCGACTGGCTCCAGCGGCAAGGCCTCCAGCTTCGAGGCTAGCAGCGTTGTTGCCACTGCTGATGCTACCAGCGTCGCTCCCGTTGTCGAGACTACTGCCCCGGCCACGACTCTCGAGACCCGAACCAAGCCCGCCGTCTCTATCTCTGAAGCCGCCCCTGCCACTGAGCCCACCAGCCTCATTGTGACTCCATTCCTTAACAACACTGCCACTCAGACCACGCTCGAGATCCGAacttctgctgctgcccccATCGCCTCTGAAGTCGGTGACGACGAAGACTACGAGGGTGACGAAGActgtgaggaggagggcgagggagaggacgaggacgaagactcccaagatgacgaggattgcgaggatgaggaggagcagccTGAGCCCTTCCCTACCTACGCCGTCCCTGGCAACAGCACCACGCCCATCAACGGCACTGTGCCCTACAACAGTCAAGCCCCAGTCTCCGAggccgctgccgcctccgTGACCGAGGCCCCCGCCGAGCCCACTGTCCGCGTCCCCATCATCCGTCACAGCAGCTCCGCCTACAACTACCCCTGGAACACCCAGCCCGCCGCCTCCGGCCCTGCCGTCCCAGCCCCGACCGGCACGGCTCCCTCCGCTCCCATCGGCACCGGCACCACCGAGCTGGTCAAGCACTACTACCAGTGCGGCGGCCGCAATTGGGACGGACCTACCCAGTGCGAGGCTCCTTATGTCTGCGAGGAGCACAACGAGTGGTACCACCAGTGCGTGTAA
- a CDS encoding Lipase-3 domain-containing protein, with amino-acid sequence MGWFVKTNKMKKKNKSSSSSSKNKKQKKPCMLDPPNVYGPPQQQPQLLLPPPPSYPYSHGYASQSQPQFRPAGHLPAPPAWNGYQPVIVNQHYYLGSQQQPQQQQVHHHTSLSRLTGSMVNLAKDVVPFTQLYDDGMSAWHGCAQTTNAVYADVYSRFNNVMTLIDHEKLCGNECDLFSWHSSPPPPQQQSQDKAFGKSSKRTKHKGKALIATSVVSGNYFSKVELYANSKLPADLPPLALYLPTWQLLCLAAEYSQRVYEKPRGSELDAHVSSDWLSGTKAMCIKSKPMDHMSTIVFAIRGTATFMDWAVNLKTAPSSPAGFLDDPGNLCHAGFLSVARSMIRPVAARLRQLLREDPRRSSYNLMLTGHSAGGAVAALLYSHMLAETAEAESELNALSNCFKKIHCVTFGAPPVSLLPLAKPDRPNLRNSVFLSFINEGDPVVRADKAYVRSLLELLASPPPKKPKSSSKSRKSHSRPPPPVWNVPPCTLSNAGRLVVLRTGDPRAKPKDRKTVRERIDEGVVAVTCLEEQLRDVIWGDPVCHLMSLYAERIEVLAVRSIKGRG; translated from the exons ATGGGCTGGTTCGTCAAGACaaacaagatgaagaagaagaacaagagcaGCAGTAGCTcatccaagaacaagaagcagaagaagccgtGTATGCTTGATCCTCCAAACGTCTACGgacctcctcagcagcaacctcaacttcttcttccgcctcctccgAGTTACCCTTACTCTCACGGCTATGCAAGTCAATCGCAACCTCAATTCAGACCTGCCGGTCACCTCCCGGCTCCTCCAGCCTGGAACGGGTATCAGCCTGTTATTGTGAATCAGCATTATTACCTTGGGAGTCAGCAGcaacctcaacaacaacaggtTCATCATCATACTTCTCTTTCGAGACTCACGGGGTCCATGGTCAACCTCGCCAAGGATGTCGTTCCTTTTACTCAGCTCTACGATGATGGCATGTCGGCTTGGCATGGATGCGCTCAGACAACTAATGCCGTTTATGCCGATGTTTACAGTCGGTTCAACAATGTCATGACGCTTATTGATCATGAGAAGCTCTGTGGTAACGAGTGTGATCTCTTCAGCTGgcattcttctcctcctcctcctcaacaacaatCTCAGGACAAGGCGTTTGGTAAATCTAGCAAACGCACAAAGCACAAGGGCAAGGCACTTATTGCAACTTCCGTGGTTTCCGGCAACTACTTTTCCAAAGTCGAACTCTACGCAAACTCGAAACTCCCAGCAGATCTCCCCCCTCTAGCCCT CTACCTCCCAACATGGCAACTCCTCTGCCTCGCCGCCGAGTACTCTCAACGCGTCTACGAAAAGCCTCGGGGCAGCGAACTCGACGCCCACGTATCGTCAGACTGGCTCTCTGGCACAAAAGCCATGTGCATCAAGTCCAAGCCAATGGACCACATGAGTACCATCGTATTCGCGATCCGGGGCACGGCAACATTCATGGACTGGGCCGTCAACCTCAAAACCGCCCCTTCAAGCCCCGCCGGCTTCCTCGACGACCCAGGGAACCTGTGCCACGCGGGGTTCCTCTCGGTGGCTCGGAGCATGATCCGGCCCGTCGCCGCGCGGCTGCGGCAGCTCCTGAGGGAAGACCCTCGGCGGTCGAGCTATAACCTTATGCTGACGGGCCACTCTGCCGGCGGAGCTGTGGCGGCGCTCCTCTACTCCCACATGCTGGCCGAGacggccgaggccgagagcgAGCTCAACGCCCTATCCAATTGCTTCAAAAAGATCCACTGCGTCACCTTTGGTGCACCGCCCGTGAGCCTCCTCCCGCTGGCCAAGCCCGATCGTCCAAACCTCCGCAACAGCGTCTTTCTCAGCTTCATCAACGAGGGTGATCCAGTCGTTCGTGCCGACAAGGCCTATGTCAGGAGTCTTTTAGAACTGCTcgcttcaccaccaccaaagaaACCAAAGTCGAGCTCCAAATCTCGAAAGAGTCACTCTCGTCCACCACCTCCGGTTTGGAATGTTCCCCCTTGCACTCTCAGCAACGCCGGCCGGCTCGTCGTTCTGCGTACGGGGGATCCTCGAGCCAAACCCAAGGATCGAAAGACAGTAAGAGAACGTATCGATGAaggcgtcgtcgccgtcacaTGTCTCGAGGAACAACTGAGAGACGTCATCTGGGGAGACCCCGTCTGCCATCTTATGAGCTTATATGCCGAAAGGATCGAGGTGTTGGCCGTCAGGTCTATCAAGGGGAGGGGATAG
- a CDS encoding Phosphate transporter produces MAILHQYDYIFALTVIFACLDAWNIGANDVANSFGTSVSSRSLTMKQAMLVAAVCEFGGSVSVGSRVADTIRTKIVDPHHYDTSPAVLLLAMMCTIMGSSLFLTFATRQGLPVSTTHSLIGGLVGAATASIGIDKVNWGWHGVSQIFAAWVIAPAIAGCIGGLLFFFTKKFVLTRHTAVKRAFYSIPFYTYLTVAALTMLLVWKGIPTIDLSARNTVVSVFATATGVVLLQALFLLPYLWTRIMHDDWTLKWYHAFHGPMLLWRAPPPPTPAGFTKPRLKDYYRGHLTREELDYVRASETLLESIQTPDGRMPDFDRDDQWILPPPAMTPPKTPPNRFEPRASSEFIPPRPDGSWNSPRVMAWKVNRVLLRGLEKDVVAMQKRNNILNWDLEDMHARSAHYDNRAEYMYSALQILTAATASFVHGANDVSNAVAPITTAYEVWLTGEIPDFIDIPVWILVVGGSCIVVGLLTYGYHVMRTLGNRLTLISPSRGFCMELASAITVLMATKLSLPVSTTQCITGATVGVGLANGDWRCINPKLVAWIYMGWVITLPVTGVISGCLMGLILNAPNW; encoded by the exons ATGGCGATACTCCATCAGTATGACTACATCTTCGCCCTGACCGTCATCTTTGCCTGCCTCGATGCATGGAACATTG GTGCCAACGATGTCGCCAATTCCTTTGGCACGTCGGTCTCTTCGAGGTCCCTGACCATGAAGCAGGCGATGCTTGTGGCAGCGGTGTGCGAATTTGGAGGCAGTGTCTCTGTCGGATCTCGAGTGGCAGACACGATCCGGACAAAGATTGTTGACCCTCACCACTACGATACCTCTCCAGcggttcttctccttgccatGATGTGCACCATCATGGGATCGTCACTCTTTCTCACCTTTGCTACTCGCCAGGGTCTGCCCGTATCAACCACTCACTCTCTTATCGGTGGCCTTGTAGGAGCTGCCACAGCTTCGATAGGCATCGACAAGGTCAACTGGGGATGGCATGGCGTCTCTCAGATCTTTGCCGCGTGGGTCATTGCCCCAGCCATTGCTGGTTGCATCGGCGGCTTGCTCTTTTTCTTTACCAAGAAGTTCGTGCTAACACGGCACACTGCTGTCAAGCGGGCGTTTTACTCGATCCCTTTCTACACATATCTCACTGTAGCAGCACTTACCA TGCTCCTCGTTTGGAAAGGAATCCCTACCATCGACCTCTCTGCCCGTAATACCGTCGTCTCCGTCTTTGCTACTGCAACTGGAGTCGTTCTCCTCCAAGCCCTTTTCTTACTGCCTTATCTTTGGACACGAATCATGCACGACGACTGGACCCTTAAATGGTACCACGCCTTTCATGGCCCAATGCTGCTTTGGCgagcaccacctcctccgacACCTGCTGGCTTCACCAAGCCCCGTCTCAAGGACTACTATCGTGGACATCTCACACGTGAAGAACTCGACTACGTTCGTGCATCCGAGACACTCCTCGAGTCTATACAGACACCGGACGGCCGTATGCCTGACTTTGATCGAGACGACCAATGGATTCTGCCTCCGCCAGCGATGACACCACCCAAGACCCCGCCAAACCGTTTCgagcctcgagcttcttcagAGTTTATCCCCCCTCGACCTGACGGTTCGTGGAACAGCCCGCGCGTGATGGCTTGGAAGGTCAACCGAGTGCTCCTGCGTGGTCTAGAAAAGGATGTGGTGGCGATGCAGAAGCGGAACAACATTCTTAACTGGGATCTCGAAGATATGCACGCGAGGTCAGCCCACTACGACAACCGAGCAGAGTATATGTATTCGGCCCTTCAGATTCTTACAGCCGCCACGGCGTCTTTCGTCCACGGAGCCAACGATGTTAGCAACGCCGTCGCGCCTATTACCACGGCGTATGAAGTATGGCTCACTGGCGAGATTCCCGACTTCATCGACATACCTGTTTGGATCTTGGTGGTAGGGGGCTCATGCATCGTCGTTGGTCTTCTCACATACGGCTACCACGTCATGCGCACGCTGGGGAACCGCCTTACGCTCATCTCGCCCAGCCGCGGGTTCTGCATGGAACTCGCGAGCGCCATCACGGTGCTGATGGCGACGAAGCTGTCACTTCCTGTCTCGACGACGCAATGCATCACAGGGGCCACGGTGGGCGTCGGGCTGGCCAACGGGGATTGGAGGTGCATCAACCCCAAGCTCGTGGCGTGGATCTACATGGGCTGGGTGATAACGCTGCCAGTGACGGGTGTGATATCGGGATGCTTGATGGGGCTTATTCTTAATGCGCCGAACTGGTGA
- a CDS encoding Succinate dehydrogenase assembly factor 4, mitochondrial: MSRLLTRRMPPLLRLSTPSRLSSTFQSRPGPPKLPAEQQAEFERLQRAAAVSSAFQPVEEQTGTTTPATSQARHATTPEKSEDVNQGLFRGAPPEFEGDTNPKTGEVGGPKNEPLRWGGEGDWSYNGRVTDF, translated from the coding sequence ATGTCTCGACTACTCACCCGCCGTATGCCccccctcctccgtctcTCAACTCCCTCCCGTCTCTCTTCAACATTCCAATCTCGTCCCGGTCCTCCCAAGCTGCCCGCTGAGCAGCAGGCCGAGTTCGAGCGTCTTCAGCGCGCAGCCGCCGTTTCTTCCGCCTTTCAGCCTGTGGAGGAACAAACCGGCACAACAACACCCGCTACATCGCAGGCCCGTCACGCAACGACCCCCGAAAAGTCTGAAGATGTCAACCAAGGCTTGTTCCGTGGCGCGCCACCCGAGTTCGAGGGTGATACGAATCCGAAGACGGGAGAGGTCGGCGGGCCCAAGAACGAACCCCTCCGATGGGGTGGTGAAGGCGATTGGAGCTACAATGGACGAGTAACGGATTTCTAA